The following proteins come from a genomic window of Ictidomys tridecemlineatus isolate mIctTri1 chromosome 9, mIctTri1.hap1, whole genome shotgun sequence:
- the Ndnf gene encoding protein NDNF isoform X2: MRPWSGGWDCRSCPRTAAGSAPVSSSPGDSEPLEQQRQQMTHEEGTELFSYKGNAVESFASSSSPAGLYQLELLSTEKDTHFKVYATTTPESDQPYPELPYDPRVDVTSLGRTTVTLAWKPSPTASLLNQPIQYCVVINKEHNFKSLCAAEAKLGADDAFMMVPKPGLDFSPFDFAHFGFPPDHLGKERSFLAKASPKLGRPVHPRPKADIQKVCIGSKNIFTVSDLKPDMQHYFDVFVVNTNTNMSTAYVGTFARTKGEAKQKTLELKDGKVMDVFVKRKGAKFLRFAPVSSHQKVTFFIHSCLDAVQVQVRRDGKLLLSQNVEGIRQFQLRGKPKAKYLVRLKGNKKGASVLKILATTRPGKQYFPSLPEDTRIKAFDRLRTCSSATVAWLGTQERNKFCIYRKEVDDSYSEDQKKREQNQCLGPDTRPRSEKVLCKYFHSQNLQKAVTTETVGGLQPGKSYLLDVYVIGHGGHSVKYQSKVVKTRRLC; encoded by the coding sequence GTGACTCCGAGCCCCTCGAGCAGCAGAGGCAGCAGATGACACacgaggaaggcacagagctgtTCTCCTACAAGGGCAACGCCGTGGAGTCCTTCGCCTCCTCCAGTTCCCCCGCGGGTCTATACCAGTTGGAGCTCCTCTCCACGGAGAAAGACACGCACTTCAAAGTGTATGCCACCACAACTCCAGAGTCGGACCAGCCCTACCCAGAGCTGCCTTACGACCCCCGGGTGGACGTGACCTCCCTGGGGCGCACCACCGTCACGCTGGCCTGGAAGCCGAGCCCCACGGCCTCCTTGCTGAATCAGCCCATCCAGTACTGCGTGGTCATCAACAAAGAGCACAATTTCAAGAGTCTCTGTGCAGCAGAAGCCAAGCTGGGGGCGGACGATGCCTTCATGATGGTCCCCAAACCTGGTCTCGACTTTAGCCCCTTCGACTTTGCCCATTTTGGGTTTCCTCCCGACCACCTGGGCAAAGAACGCAGCTTCCTGGCAAAGGCTTCTCCCAAACTGGGCCGTCCCGTGCACCCCAGACCCAAGGCGGACATTCAGAAAGTCTGCATAGGCAGCAAGAATATCTTCACCGTCTCCGACCTGAAGCCGGACATGCAGCACTACTTCGATGTCTTTGTGGTCAACACCAACACCAACATGAGCACCGCCTACGTGGGCACCTTTGCCAGGACCAAGGGGGAGGCCAAGCAGAAGACCCTGGAGCTCAAGGACGGCAAGGTGATGGACGTGTTTGTCAAGAGGAAGGGGGCCAAGTTTCTCCGCTTTGCGCCTGTCTCTTCCCACCAGAAAGTGACCTTCTTCATCCACTCTTGCCTGGATGCTGTCCAGGTCCAGGTGAGAAGAGACGGGAAGCTGCTGCTGTCCCAGAATGTGGAGGGCATCCGGCAGTTCCAGCTGAGAGGAAAACCTAAAGCCAAGTACCTGGTCCGCCTGAAGGGAAACAAGAAAGGGGCTTCCGTGCTGAAGATCCTGGCGACCACAAGGCCCGGCAAGCAGTACTTCCCCTCTCTGCCCGAAGACACGCGGATCAAAGCCTTTGACAGGCTCCGCACCTGCTCCTCGGCCACAGTGGCCTGGCTGGGCACGCAGGAGAGGAACAAGTTCTGCATCTACAGGAAAGAGGTGGACGACAGCTACAGCGAAGACCAGAAGAAGAGAGAGCAGAACCAGTGCCTGGGACCGGACACCAGGCCCAGGTCCGAGAAGGTCCTCTGCAAGTACTTCCACAGTCAGAACCTGCAGAAGGCGGTGACCACAGAGACCGTTGGAGGTCTGCAGCCCGGCAAGTCCTACCTGCTGGACGTCTACGTCATCGGACACGGTGGGCACTCCGTGAAGTACCAGAGTAAAGTCGTTAAGACCAGGAGGCTCTGCTAG